The following is a genomic window from Elaeis guineensis isolate ETL-2024a chromosome 10, EG11, whole genome shotgun sequence.
CTATAATGCCAcgtgtcaagttttattttttatttttttgaaataaaaaattaaaatataaatagtatgataaaaaaataatattaaatacagCAATCTTCACTAGTTTGGGAGgtcatctttgaaaaaaaaaaactttcagaaatctttttgatctcatcatggcATTAATCGGTGAGAGCAACCTTTAACACGTaagatctatctatataataatagtaaagtaatATACGAGTATTAgggatagaatttcatattaacacataagattataagataatttcttGCAATACCAcgtgtctaaatttttttttatattttttaaataaaaaatataaatataaataatatgtaaaaaaatttatctatctatctatataatctatataataatagtaaagcaatacGCAACTATTAGGGATAGCATTCTGTGTTgcacgtaagattataggataatcttctgCAATGCCacatatcaagttttattttttttaatattttatatttttaaaagcataaatagtatgataaaaaatctatctatttatataataatagtaaaacaaTATATAGGTATTAAAAGTGGCATTCCGTGTTGATATGTAAGATTATAATATAATCTCCTGTAACGTCACGtgtcaatttttatttttattttttatattttttaaataaaaaataaaaataatatgataaaaaataatttcaaatacaCCAATTTTCACTAATTTGGAAAGCCATCTTTGGAAAGAAGAGCTATCAGAGACCATTTTGATCTCATTATAGGATTAATTGATGAAAGCAACCTTTTAtacataaaattataaaataatctcTTATAAAATCatatgtcaaattttatttttttatcttttatattttttaaaaatataaataatatgataaaaaaaatccatctatctatctatataataataataaaataatatacagatattaaagataatattttatattgatacataagattataggataatctcctgCAACACCACatgtcaaattttttattttttaaataaaaaatataaataatataataaaaaaataatactaaATGCAATAACTTTCTCTGATTTGAGAGatcatctttaaaaaaaaaaaaaattaatcataaaattaattgatgaaaataatttttaatataaaatattattattattattaattaaatcctcACGACACAATACAGAGGTTGAGTGCTAGTCCACTTTGTATATGAAACACCAATCCAGACCATGCCCGTTACAGATATTAGAATACCATTTTATTAGAGACCTCGAAATATGACTGAAACTGAACAAAACTCTGGCCGTGTTGATCGTTATATTAGTGCAAACCACCTTCAAAAAATTGGAAGTTTATGCATTCCACAGCCAACTAGATGAACTAAGGCTCCTGATCTTGGGCTCGTTACTAGGAAAGGATAATAAAACCTGTTCCTTGATCATAATACTTGCACAGGGGAAAAGGTTCCATAACAAAGGAAGCAAAGTTCAATAGCAAAGTTAACCTAACAACCAACAACATTCAGGTTTGCATTATAGAAACTTGACCTCTgatgaggaaaagaaaaaagaaaacagaaaatCCTATCGAGCACGAGAATCTTCTCATCACCTTGCTGCAGCTCTTGCACTCATAGAAGAATGGTAGCTGGTGCTTCTCTGCTTGCGGTACGAAGTATAGACATCATCATATTGACTCACTTCATTAGGATTGGCAGTAGCCCCCAGTCCCAACCGGCCTGAGCTGCTTGATCCTGGTTTGCGATCCACGCTCCCATCTGCATAAGTTCCAGTCTCTGGGTCCACCTGCAAGTTAGGAGGTGGAGGAATGCAAGCCCCTCCCTTGCGAACAGGAGGCTCATGTTCATACTCACCATCTTCATCATTTGACTCGGATGATCTCATAGGCCCTTCGGATGGGTTCACCTCACCAATTTCCTTGAAGAATTTTGAGACTCTGTCAAGAATCTCTGACTGGGACACAGTGGATGGTGGAATCACAGTGGGTATATCTAATGGGCTCATGGGAGAGTAGGGAACACCACTACCAATCTGCATCTTCCTGACCATGCCAGGAATGAGACCAGGGGGAAAAAGTGGATATGGTGGGGGGCTTTGGTCAGTTATGTTGGCTGCAGAATTGGGTTGCAAGTGAGAAATTGGTGGTTGTGCCACAATAGGGGCATTTGATTGTACTGGTGCAGTCCCTGGAAACAAATTCGTAGCAGCATGCGGGTAAATGCCAGCCTGTAATTGGTTTGTGAGGAATGGCTGAGACAAAGGTGGTGCAAATTGGGATGGTGGGGCTGATGCAGAAGGCAGTCGTTTCTCCATCTCCTGTTGATCTAGGGAACCTGGTGAAGAGTTCTGCTGATCTAGATGCCACTGTTGAGGTATATGTTGCAATCCTGGAgtgttatgataaaaaaaaaatgcttaGAACCATAAAACTCCTCAAAGTTGATTTAGATACACACTACTGCTAGTTGTAGTCCATAGTAATCATTAGAGGTACATGCTTAAGTAGGTCTGCAGGGCTCCAAACAATGGTGATCttttataaggtatcacataGTAACATATCCAGCATGCATGAGAATGGAGTAACATATTTTGTAGGAAAGAAGACTCTTTTGCATAAGATGGCATGGAATATGCATGAGCCAAGAGAGTGTCAAAACAGAAGattacaaaagttttcaaagtgttCAGAGCTATGAAATGGTTGCATGATTAGCAAAAAGAATAAAATCCTCTATAACACTAGCAATTATTTTGTATGCTATCTACAAGGTCTCTGTAAAATGAAGTCAAGATTTGCATAGAGATAACTGATAACTATTGACCATCCAATCATTACGCCTTGGCGCATGCCATGAGGACTTCAGTCACTGGCTGGCACCTCTCTCCTCTGAACTCGTGCTAGGGGGAGAATCTGAGTTAGAACTTGGAAAGGTGGTGTTCCATGGATATTCTTAGATGATGATTATGACCAGGATTAACACTTGACACAACTTATGCCCTTACGATAATGTACAAAAGGGTAGATCAACTCACTCATAAAGAAAAAGTTCGAGCATAGAGTGGGGGAGCCTGCAACCATTATAACTAACAGCTTTTCTGAACCTGTGCGTCAGTCCAAGTGATGCATGGGAATCTTAGGCAAGGGAGAGTGCTCCAGGACTAAGAAGGTCATTTGACAGAACAAACAAATGCAGCAAGGTGTTAGGGCTTGAAGCTACATATACACCACCAACGATATACAAAACTTGGAAAAAAAATGCTTTTTCACCCAGGATGTCACTAGCTCAGTTTACCACACTCAAATCAATCAACTTCTCTTAAACTGTGTACATCCCTCAGATGGCTTACCTATACAAGTTGCTAAAACATGATTTTGCATGAAAAATTTAGTGAAATTTTAGGTGCAATGACCATAGTGCTCTGAGAGGCTATTCATAAAGGACGTACTGTACGTGATCAATTTTTGAAGTGGTCCATCAAAAAGCTTGGTAAGTTAATAGGTGAAGAACCTCACCGAATGCTTATCAAAAAAAGGTCAGGGAAATCACAAGCATGCTCAAGTTTTGGTTCACTCAAGGCTTGATTAAAGCTAAGAAACTAAAACAATTCTGGGGAAAAATAAGCTCTGAAAAGCTCACAGATGTTCTGCGTGCAGAAACATGTTGAGCAagcacatgagagagagagagagagagagacctgtgGGATCTGAAGATTCTCTCTGTGTTGTTGAACGCAAAGGTGCTCCACCTGTCATCTCATTTTCAAGGATAGCAATAGTTTCCTTGTCATAAACTTCCTTCGAAGCCCAGAACTGTAAAATCTTCTCCAACCGTGACTGGTTAGAATCTTTGTTATGTGGATTATCGTAAATCCTCGCAAGCATGGATCCCAGTACAGGTTTAAATGCCAGAGCCTCATTATCAAGATCTTGAGGATTCATCCGCCGCTGCAAGCTGGAACAGTATGGCTGATGTCAAGACAACCACTAGCAAGAATAAAATTGACAGTGGGTGGCAAACAAAGTGAAAGGCCACCTCTGATACAGTTAATCAGGAGGGAAATCAGTTTGGCCATGTTAAACTGAGAAGCATACAATAATTGTAAAGTCTACTTGCAAGGGAGGAAATACAACAttaaaaaagatgataaatcCCCATTGTGCAAAATTCTGTTGTAATTTGATTTCAATTATCCAAactcaaacaaaaatttttttataaaaaatgacGCACAGAAAACTATGCATTTGAGAATTGTTAATGCTGGAATTGGAATAGCAGTGTAAAGATGCTGCTAGCATGGCCAATTACATCATGCACAATCTAAATGGGCTGATAGCAAACTTAAAGTTATAATATGAATGATAAGGCCATGCTATTCACTACTATAAACTAGAAATTTAGCAGAAACAGCATTGGGGATAAAGACACAAGCGCAGCTAGCTCAAAATTGTAATATGAACAATAAGGCTGCACTATTCACTAAttatagctagaaatttagcaGAAACAGCAATGGGGATAAAGATACCAAAACAGAAAACTATAAAGACCATACAGCAAATTGCAACTGTGAATCAATTTAGGAGAAGCACCACAAAAGTTCCTACTGTAGTTACCATCACGAACCTGTAGCACCTCTATTTCTTCACGTTTACACCTccgcaaaaaaatattaaatatttttgcaTGTTATCCAGTTGATTCCAATGTGCCTAAATAAAGCAATTAGCAAACTGGAATGGGTGATGGTCTTCCAGGACAGGATCGCTACCTGTCCCTGATGATTCCTACAAGAACTATTAGCTTTCTCTGTATGTCCATTGAACAGTTCACAGAAGTGAAGGCTTTTAATATCAGATATTTCACTTATGCAGGTAGGTGGACAATACCGGGATGAACCAAGATCCTAGGTTTATTTTGACTGACATAGGAGAGCAATGAATTCTAAACCTGGTAAGATATGCAGATACCTTGGCCAATATACACAAATATTGCTTTGCAGGAGAGCACAGGAAGCAACCATGGATGGAAGGCAATGGCAAAAGGAATTCCATCAGTCAGATATGCCTTATATAGGTTAAACCATAACAAATATGTAAATTAGattctaaattattttaatttcaatatttttggatttatttgaaatctgaaatttagGAAGGTGCTTGCAGAGTCTTAAGTAGTCGAAAACTTCTCAAATTCGggagttcaaaatttaattgatcAGGAAACTAAGTATTTTCACTGGTTTGGAGTAAAATCTTTTATAGACAGAAATCAGAATGCTCCTAATCAGGTAGTAGGTCAGCTAAGAAAAGTTTTGCACTTATTGGAATTACATTTTGATGCATTTAACTCTTTTCTTTTACAAAAGGATATAAGGGCTGAAAATTGTACCTTGAGATGGATCATCATACATTGGAAAAATGATGTGGTAATTTATCAtaactcttttcttcctctttttcttcttctccacctcTTGTTTTCTTGCTTCATTCTCTCTCTAAGCAGAACCACATAACCCTATTCCTCAGGCTACATTAGTTGGGTATCAAAGCCAAACTACATAACCCTTTCTTCATAGTGCAATCAGCTACATCATTCCAAAGGCTGAATAGTGTGGTTGTCCACAATTACATGTCAAGGACATGGAAAGCCACAAGACAAGAGTGCATGGAAGTGGCtaataaaaagaaaagggaaaaaatatTGAGGCATAGCTATGTTTAGATACAGTTgttcttaattaa
Proteins encoded in this region:
- the LOC105052649 gene encoding uncharacterized protein, giving the protein MDRQAHEYAAAMAFAQQQQQASMQQQQQFGFHPQPQQFPHQVHAPPFLAPHPSLQQIPPYHRHVPQQQQLYPHHHHPLLHIQQQQQSPPPFAPHPPPHLISPSPYMHPFDSAPPPAVPPSDPELHKRIDKLVEYAAKNGPEFEAMIREKQQDNPAYSFLFGGEGHNYYRYKLWLSTRPPGSAFNPSFPSSSMPVMPSSHNPMLNPSPLNPPPMGAGGAPGSMMGTPQLHQPYPPYYDQHQQPPHPQPFMGQARADYEPSTRSFKGLSGPLPSDVAAELNNVLSNLTGTKESIKGAKMWFMQRSPFAPALAEALRDRIFALDDSERQLHIIFLANDILFDSLQRRMNPQDLDNEALAFKPVLGSMLARIYDNPHNKDSNQSRLEKILQFWASKEVYDKETIAILENEMTGGAPLRSTTQRESSDPTGLQHIPQQWHLDQQNSSPGSLDQQEMEKRLPSASAPPSQFAPPLSQPFLTNQLQAGIYPHAATNLFPGTAPVQSNAPIVAQPPISHLQPNSAANITDQSPPPYPLFPPGLIPGMVRKMQIGSGVPYSPMSPLDIPTVIPPSTVSQSEILDRVSKFFKEIGEVNPSEGPMRSSESNDEDGEYEHEPPVRKGGACIPPPPNLQVDPETGTYADGSVDRKPGSSSSGRLGLGATANPNEVSQYDDVYTSYRKQRSTSYHSSMSARAAAR